From one Candidatus Methanoplasma termitum genomic stretch:
- a CDS encoding uroporphyrinogen decarboxylase family protein, translated as MADMTHIERVMAALQTKQGDRLMTYPIACGVNRKLVNGGITYREWAHNPKLYAQAFIEGQKKFDFDFAIGLMDLSVMAGDLGAHVRMDEQNTPFVDQTIIHNTEDYEKLEVPDIKKGRSAVLIEGTKLYSQALKDKVITAGFIEGPLLALTQSAGAERVFMDMFTNPSAIHKALATMTAYDVEMTKAFGKTGCVGLCWDYLWGNYSCLGDAEYEEFEGCKKYALKLNELTVKEGMAVAVHNCADLPHLETQITKFKTSIYSMAYYPLIPGSPSAAETIANGFADKCIIGGNIDPQLFIRGTTEKITQVTKDLIKEVKTALCKRGLPDTKYCIASGCEVPPDIHTKMENIAAVVDTTKKYGKTG; from the coding sequence ATGGCAGACATGACCCACATAGAAAGAGTAATGGCCGCACTCCAGACCAAGCAGGGCGACAGACTCATGACATATCCCATCGCCTGCGGTGTTAACAGGAAACTCGTTAACGGCGGCATCACATACCGTGAGTGGGCACACAACCCAAAACTGTACGCGCAGGCGTTCATAGAGGGACAGAAAAAATTCGACTTTGACTTTGCAATAGGTCTGATGGACCTGTCGGTCATGGCAGGCGACCTGGGCGCACACGTCAGGATGGATGAACAGAACACACCGTTCGTTGACCAGACCATAATCCACAACACCGAAGACTACGAGAAACTCGAGGTCCCGGACATAAAGAAAGGAAGATCTGCAGTCCTCATAGAGGGAACAAAGCTTTACAGCCAGGCCTTGAAGGACAAGGTCATAACGGCCGGATTCATAGAGGGACCGTTGCTGGCGCTCACGCAGAGTGCGGGTGCCGAGAGGGTGTTCATGGATATGTTCACAAACCCGTCTGCGATCCACAAAGCACTGGCGACAATGACCGCATACGATGTGGAAATGACCAAAGCCTTCGGTAAAACAGGCTGCGTCGGACTCTGCTGGGACTACCTCTGGGGCAACTACTCTTGCCTTGGTGACGCCGAGTACGAAGAGTTCGAGGGATGCAAGAAGTATGCCTTGAAACTCAACGAACTCACCGTAAAAGAGGGAATGGCAGTAGCCGTCCACAACTGCGCCGACCTTCCGCACCTTGAAACGCAGATCACAAAATTCAAGACCTCCATCTATTCGATGGCATACTACCCGCTCATCCCGGGATCGCCGTCGGCGGCTGAGACAATTGCGAACGGCTTCGCTGACAAATGTATCATCGGAGGCAACATCGACCCTCAGCTCTTCATAAGGGGAACCACAGAGAAGATCACCCAGGTGACAAAGGATCTGATCAAGGAAGTCAAGACCGCATTGTGCAAGAGGGGTCTGCCGGACACCAAATACTGTATTGCATCCGGTTGCGAAGTCCCGCCCGACATACACACCAAGATGGAGAACATCGCGGCGGTTGTCGACACGACAAAGAAATACGGAAAGACGGGATAA
- a CDS encoding IS110 family RNA-guided transposase, whose translation MKTAIGMDVHAKFCSAYAVYAGMGETRERHEKFLDSFNKEFWKFPADGDGMKKMAAFLSKHECHVLIENSTKSHEIYWMLKGLGMNVTVAQAVDLYRITRSVKKTDRNDSIELAAYMRRRLNGENEFAACFIPSPEWMTKREMCRGVYNERIYLKEARQRIRAHLLLHGISLSKEYDDILSVKAVREMQEHKDPYLLMQIKFALDAKSRVRFVEKAIAQMFSGNRMYELILSIPGVGIVPAAYLTSLIVDIGRFGKVTQFTASFGVVPGKRDSADHSPDCPTTHRGDEVARVMLKRCAFSHIQNVEDSVVTEMYRRLVKRGKVKNEALTAASRKLLTVIWSVLKNNAPYTVDPELLKRARETEDAEED comes from the coding sequence ATGAAAACAGCGATTGGCATGGATGTCCATGCAAAGTTCTGTTCCGCCTATGCCGTTTATGCGGGCATGGGGGAAACACGGGAAAGGCACGAGAAGTTCCTGGATTCATTCAATAAAGAGTTCTGGAAATTCCCTGCCGACGGAGATGGAATGAAGAAGATGGCGGCGTTCCTTTCGAAGCACGAATGCCATGTCCTGATAGAGAATTCGACGAAATCTCACGAGATATACTGGATGCTGAAGGGCCTAGGTATGAACGTGACCGTTGCTCAGGCGGTGGACCTGTACCGGATAACGAGATCGGTGAAGAAGACAGACCGCAATGATTCCATCGAACTGGCGGCATATATGAGGAGAAGGCTGAACGGCGAGAATGAGTTCGCCGCTTGCTTCATCCCTTCTCCGGAATGGATGACCAAGCGGGAGATGTGCAGAGGAGTGTACAACGAAAGGATATATCTCAAAGAGGCCAGGCAGAGGATCAGAGCGCACCTGCTTCTCCACGGCATCAGTTTGTCAAAGGAATACGATGACATTCTGTCCGTCAAGGCCGTTCGGGAGATGCAGGAGCACAAGGACCCTTATCTGCTGATGCAGATAAAGTTCGCCTTGGATGCCAAATCCAGAGTAAGGTTCGTTGAGAAGGCGATAGCCCAGATGTTCTCCGGGAACCGCATGTATGAATTGATCCTTTCCATCCCCGGAGTAGGGATTGTGCCCGCAGCGTATCTGACGTCCCTGATCGTGGACATCGGAAGATTCGGCAAGGTCACGCAATTCACCGCGTCATTCGGTGTTGTGCCGGGAAAGAGGGACTCGGCCGACCACAGTCCTGACTGTCCGACCACCCACAGAGGGGACGAGGTAGCAAGGGTAATGCTTAAGCGCTGTGCGTTCTCGCATATCCAGAATGTCGAGGATTCGGTGGTCACAGAGATGTATCGCCGACTGGTGAAGAGAGGTAAAGTGAAGAACGAGGCGCTGACCGCAGCATCGAGGAAGCTGCTGACCGTGATATGGTCGGTGTTGAAGAACAACGCACCTTACACAGTCGACCCCGAACTGCTGAAGCGTGCAAGAGAAACGGAGGATGCCGAAGAGGACTGA
- a CDS encoding hydrogenase maturation protease, which translates to MGKLADKTIVIGLGSPIMSDDAVGLKVSEAIESLKMPDVDTLQEAVGGLEILPMISGYRFAIIVDAILTGDYSPGTVLIFEPESFDCTVTDVQGHDVNLATALKIGRQMDNSIMPEVIRFVAIEVEDLQTMSEVMTPKVAAAVGSAKNAVLHLISEFRGQAGKR; encoded by the coding sequence ATGGGGAAGCTTGCCGACAAAACGATCGTGATAGGGCTGGGAAGTCCGATAATGAGCGACGATGCCGTCGGACTCAAAGTATCCGAAGCGATCGAATCGCTGAAGATGCCGGATGTGGACACTTTACAAGAAGCGGTCGGCGGATTGGAGATACTCCCCATGATCTCCGGATACAGGTTCGCGATCATCGTGGATGCGATACTGACGGGGGACTATTCGCCAGGCACAGTGCTTATTTTCGAGCCCGAGAGCTTCGACTGCACAGTAACTGACGTTCAAGGGCACGATGTGAACCTTGCCACCGCATTAAAGATAGGGAGGCAGATGGACAACAGCATCATGCCTGAAGTGATCAGATTCGTTGCGATAGAGGTTGAGGACCTGCAGACCATGAGCGAGGTCATGACCCCTAAGGTGGCGGCCGCTGTCGGGTCTGCGAAGAATGCTGTCCTTCACCTGATATCCGAGTTCAGAGGTCAAGCCGGGAAACGTTGA
- a CDS encoding cobalamin B12-binding domain-containing protein: protein MSKEKILNKLSEAVVTGKPNLAEEGAKEALAAKMDPLDAINNGLVRGMSIIGDKYAARQVYLPQVLMSAKTMYAGLDLLLPAIPKASMKDMKKCATAVVEGDVHDIGKNIVKTMLTAGGFVVTDWGKDVPLDKIIKETKSEKLDAVALSTLMTPTMDGMKTVVDGLVESGYRKKVKICIGGAPTSPSFAKEIGADHRDANAQDCANWLKEAL from the coding sequence TTGTCAAAAGAAAAAATACTCAATAAACTGAGTGAGGCTGTCGTTACGGGAAAGCCCAACCTTGCCGAGGAAGGAGCTAAAGAAGCTCTGGCGGCGAAGATGGATCCGCTTGACGCCATCAACAATGGACTGGTAAGAGGAATGTCAATCATAGGCGACAAATATGCCGCGCGTCAGGTATACCTGCCGCAGGTTTTGATGTCCGCAAAAACAATGTACGCCGGACTTGACCTCCTGCTGCCGGCCATACCGAAAGCATCAATGAAAGACATGAAAAAATGTGCGACGGCGGTCGTTGAAGGAGATGTCCACGACATCGGAAAGAACATCGTCAAAACCATGCTGACCGCCGGTGGCTTCGTTGTAACAGACTGGGGCAAGGATGTACCGTTGGACAAGATAATTAAAGAAACAAAATCAGAAAAATTGGACGCGGTCGCCCTCAGCACGCTGATGACACCCACCATGGATGGAATGAAGACAGTTGTCGACGGGCTTGTCGAAAGCGGTTACAGGAAAAAGGTAAAGATATGCATCGGCGGCGCACCTACGTCTCCTTCGTTCGCAAAGGAGATCGGCGCGGACCACAGAGATGCAAACGCACAGGACTGCGCAAACTGGCTCAAGGAGGCATTGTAA
- the hdrB gene encoding CoB--CoM heterodisulfide reductase subunit B, with protein sequence MTKYAFFLGCIAPLRYPGLEKSTRVVAAKLGIELVELEDASCCPAPGVIKSFSKDTWLAAAARNLALAEKQGLPIITICNGCYGSLFEAAHELNNHADVRAKANKFLKEIGMEYKGTTKVYHMAEVMFREVGIDKIKAKVTKPLDYKIATFYGCHFLKPSDIKKIDDPENPHMLDQLVEATGCVSVPRKQKYLCCGAGGGVRAAFGDVAKEFTKTNLENMKESGAKFIVDVCPFCHLQFDSSEKDLGFNIPVIHLSQLFGIAMGMSEKELGLSAHLVPVKL encoded by the coding sequence ATGACAAAATACGCATTTTTCCTGGGTTGCATAGCGCCGCTCAGATACCCCGGACTGGAGAAGTCCACAAGAGTAGTTGCCGCAAAACTTGGCATCGAACTCGTCGAACTTGAAGACGCAAGCTGCTGCCCGGCACCGGGTGTGATAAAATCCTTCAGCAAGGACACATGGCTCGCCGCCGCCGCAAGGAACCTTGCTCTTGCCGAGAAACAGGGACTTCCGATAATTACGATCTGCAATGGTTGCTACGGATCCCTCTTTGAGGCCGCACACGAGCTCAACAACCACGCCGATGTGCGCGCAAAAGCGAACAAGTTCCTCAAAGAGATCGGAATGGAGTACAAAGGGACCACAAAGGTCTATCACATGGCCGAGGTCATGTTCAGAGAGGTTGGAATCGACAAAATAAAGGCAAAGGTAACGAAACCTCTCGACTACAAGATAGCGACATTCTACGGATGCCACTTCCTGAAACCCAGCGACATAAAGAAGATCGACGACCCAGAGAACCCCCACATGCTGGATCAGCTTGTCGAGGCGACCGGATGCGTCAGCGTTCCGAGGAAACAGAAATACCTCTGTTGCGGAGCGGGAGGAGGAGTCAGGGCCGCTTTCGGAGACGTAGCAAAAGAGTTCACCAAGACGAACCTGGAGAACATGAAAGAATCAGGCGCAAAATTCATTGTCGATGTCTGTCCGTTCTGCCACCTTCAGTTCGACTCGTCCGAGAAGGACCTCGGGTTCAACATCCCCGTCATCCACCTATCGCAGCTCTTCGGCATCGCAATGGGAATGAGCGAGAAAGAACTCGGACTCTCGGCGCACCTTGTGCCCGTAAAACTCTAA
- the hdrC gene encoding CoB--CoM heterodisulfide reductase subunit C gives MIITEIKPNPEFEKQVADNGGADVKMCFQCGTCTASCPSGRRTSYRVRKLMRQTQLGLKEQILSSEELWDCTTCYTCVERCPRAVPIVDIITALRNMAVAESHIYENHKKTATNLYKLGHTVTVQDKIEKLRVDLGLAKTPPTVLANKKAMEDLVKLMNATGFNKIVE, from the coding sequence GTGATTATTACGGAGATAAAACCAAATCCGGAGTTTGAGAAACAAGTTGCAGACAACGGAGGCGCAGACGTAAAGATGTGCTTCCAATGTGGAACCTGCACAGCAAGCTGCCCCTCGGGAAGGCGCACATCATACAGAGTAAGAAAACTCATGAGACAGACACAGCTCGGCCTCAAAGAGCAAATACTTAGCAGCGAGGAGCTTTGGGACTGCACAACATGCTACACATGCGTCGAGAGATGCCCCCGCGCCGTTCCTATAGTAGACATCATTACCGCACTCAGGAACATGGCGGTCGCAGAAAGCCATATTTATGAGAACCACAAGAAAACGGCAACAAACCTCTACAAACTAGGACACACAGTCACAGTCCAGGACAAAATAGAGAAGCTCAGGGTCGACCTTGGCCTCGCGAAGACCCCCCCGACCGTGCTCGCAAACAAGAAAGCGATGGAAGACCTCGTTAAGCTGATGAATGCGACCGGATTCAACAAGATCGTGGAGTGA
- a CDS encoding pyruvoyl-dependent arginine decarboxylase yields MQLVPKKYFITSGRSTSDISSLNAFDRALMDAGISEQNLVAVSSVIPDGAVRIDPVDLPMGAVTHCVISQIRGNDEEMISAGIAYAYRKDGKGGYVAEGHLHGPAEGLRSELEKKMNEMSKIRNTAFGETFFAIEEMKIPAGMYGCCIAALVFTEYR; encoded by the coding sequence ATGCAGCTTGTTCCGAAGAAATATTTCATCACATCCGGAAGGTCGACCAGTGATATCTCCTCCCTTAACGCATTCGACCGTGCGCTGATGGATGCGGGGATAAGCGAACAGAACCTGGTCGCGGTCTCTTCCGTGATCCCGGACGGTGCGGTTAGGATCGATCCTGTCGATCTGCCTATGGGTGCCGTCACACACTGTGTGATATCTCAGATCAGAGGGAACGACGAAGAAATGATCTCCGCGGGGATCGCTTATGCCTACAGAAAGGACGGGAAGGGAGGATACGTGGCGGAAGGACATCTGCACGGTCCCGCTGAGGGTCTGAGATCTGAGCTTGAGAAGAAGATGAATGAAATGTCAAAGATAAGGAATACAGCCTTCGGAGAGACCTTTTTCGCCATTGAAGAAATGAAAATACCGGCCGGTATGTACGGTTGCTGCATCGCCGCACTGGTCTTCACGGAGTACAGATGA
- a CDS encoding LysR family transcriptional regulator: protein MTVELSVRTEQVINGKLITNRQLETLAAVAKAGSKTAAAKKLGISVPVVHRYIAAIEEAVGSPITISTPAGTKLNEEGMRILETYVTTELRCSDDHNFTVCCSPVTEDLMMSVLSALKMTDVELVVSDDLHNIRMMRENLADLAVIDDPLYLFDAEEFEGTEIGYMGMVFVDNGPSFIRYRYGAQRVAFMFLDTMGRKYTIDSETFSLPELIGSKKSYFVDEFLLLRKGIKMKSAVDPKVLKHAITAIYRREDKTVARLIRALKARNIK from the coding sequence GTGACCGTGGAGTTATCTGTCAGAACTGAACAAGTCATCAACGGCAAGCTGATAACGAACCGTCAGCTGGAGACCCTCGCGGCTGTTGCAAAGGCAGGGAGCAAGACGGCGGCGGCAAAGAAGCTGGGTATATCCGTTCCGGTTGTCCATAGGTACATTGCGGCGATCGAAGAAGCTGTAGGTTCTCCGATCACAATATCGACCCCGGCGGGAACGAAACTCAACGAAGAAGGCATGAGGATCCTGGAAACCTATGTTACAACGGAGCTAAGATGTTCCGACGACCATAATTTCACGGTTTGCTGCAGTCCGGTCACAGAGGATCTTATGATGTCCGTACTTTCCGCGCTTAAGATGACCGACGTGGAGTTGGTGGTATCGGACGATCTGCACAACATCAGGATGATGAGGGAGAACCTGGCGGATCTTGCGGTCATCGACGATCCGTTGTACCTTTTCGATGCCGAGGAGTTCGAAGGCACCGAGATAGGATACATGGGGATGGTTTTCGTCGACAACGGACCGTCGTTCATCAGATACCGGTACGGCGCCCAAAGGGTGGCTTTCATGTTCCTCGACACGATGGGCAGGAAATATACCATCGATTCCGAGACATTCTCCCTTCCCGAGCTGATAGGATCGAAGAAGAGCTACTTCGTCGATGAATTCCTTCTGCTAAGAAAGGGAATAAAGATGAAAAGCGCCGTAGATCCGAAGGTCTTGAAGCATGCCATCACGGCGATCTATCGCAGAGAGGACAAGACCGTGGCCAGGCTTATCAGGGCGCTAAAGGCCAGGAACATAAAATAA
- a CDS encoding M16 family metallopeptidase, giving the protein MSGENISFARTSGGIPVLVEKIPGSESAGYMVGVRTGSRDESKDVMGISHLLEHVVFRETENYTSYQMSKVMEGAGGEMNAFTGREMTAFFAVTIKETKDIAKNAVADVVAAPLIKEDGTEMEKKIVIQELSMIENEPEMYIQDLFLSNMWRGHPLSQDEGGKIDIVKGLDHNDLRKYYEERYGAPNLCVFAAGDVDKKNVLSWAEENFDPLSGKMNIKRERPSVPKASYSFTKNKSEHYHAAMGFPAYDPDHPDRVPLMILSAIIGSGTSSRLFQEVREKKALVYSVYNKVEQHSDAGIMYTTLSSTEENLIEAIETTAKVYADIRDNGLEKEELRRTKNLLKGAIVRSMESTDRHLYRLGIEYLLSGKYQTMSERLKGISDVSEEDVMRVAGDVIKGSTLNVSVLGRKNKDIEKFNVSRLDL; this is encoded by the coding sequence ATGAGCGGAGAGAACATTTCTTTTGCGAGGACCTCCGGCGGTATTCCCGTGCTTGTGGAGAAGATCCCCGGAAGCGAGAGCGCGGGATATATGGTGGGAGTGCGCACAGGTTCGAGGGACGAAAGCAAGGACGTGATGGGAATATCCCACCTGCTGGAACATGTTGTTTTCAGAGAGACCGAGAACTATACTTCATACCAGATGTCAAAGGTCATGGAAGGTGCGGGCGGCGAGATGAACGCTTTCACCGGAAGGGAGATGACCGCTTTCTTCGCCGTTACGATAAAGGAAACTAAAGACATCGCCAAAAACGCGGTCGCTGATGTCGTTGCCGCACCGCTCATCAAAGAGGACGGCACCGAGATGGAGAAGAAGATAGTCATCCAGGAGCTCAGCATGATCGAGAACGAACCCGAGATGTACATCCAGGACCTGTTCCTTTCGAACATGTGGAGGGGCCACCCCCTTTCTCAGGACGAGGGCGGAAAGATAGATATCGTAAAGGGGTTGGATCACAACGACCTCAGAAAGTATTATGAAGAGCGATACGGAGCACCGAATCTCTGTGTGTTCGCGGCAGGTGACGTAGATAAAAAGAACGTCCTCTCGTGGGCGGAGGAGAATTTCGACCCTCTCTCCGGGAAAATGAACATAAAAAGAGAGAGGCCGAGCGTTCCGAAGGCCTCATACAGTTTCACAAAGAACAAGTCCGAGCATTATCATGCCGCAATGGGATTCCCCGCTTATGATCCGGATCACCCCGACAGAGTGCCGTTGATGATACTGAGCGCGATCATCGGCTCCGGAACAAGCTCAAGGCTGTTCCAAGAGGTCAGAGAGAAGAAAGCGCTTGTTTATTCCGTTTACAACAAGGTCGAACAGCACTCCGATGCCGGTATAATGTATACCACTCTGTCATCGACCGAGGAGAACCTTATCGAGGCGATAGAGACCACCGCAAAGGTCTACGCCGATATCAGGGATAACGGGCTGGAGAAAGAGGAACTGCGCAGGACGAAGAATCTTCTCAAGGGAGCGATCGTAAGATCGATGGAATCCACGGATCGCCACCTGTACAGGCTCGGGATCGAATATCTGCTTAGCGGAAAATATCAGACCATGAGCGAACGTCTGAAGGGAATTTCCGATGTGTCAGAGGAGGATGTCATGAGGGTCGCCGGCGATGTCATAAAAGGATCGACGCTTAACGTTTCGGTATTGGGAAGGAAGAATAAGGACATCGAAAAGTTCAACGTTTCCCGGCTTGACCTCTGA
- a CDS encoding CobW family GTP-binding protein, producing MKVSQIAGFLGSGKTTAVMKIVDELMKRGYKIAIVVNDVGEINVDAKFIEAHGLKAKEIAGGCICCQIAGTFSETLASLHDSFNPDIVIVEPSGVAIPWGLKRAAEYSEAKADMIIEHAPVITLVDATRVDLLVKAVKRLVETQIREADVCFVNKVDSASAADIAKTEKMIKEMNPKAEVYHMSSETGRGIDIACDLIVNRISARYDEAIEEELLRKQYGGRKDA from the coding sequence ATGAAGGTCTCTCAAATTGCCGGATTCTTGGGTAGCGGAAAAACGACAGCGGTCATGAAGATCGTTGACGAGTTGATGAAAAGAGGATACAAGATCGCCATCGTTGTGAACGACGTCGGCGAGATCAATGTTGACGCTAAATTCATAGAGGCCCACGGATTGAAAGCAAAAGAGATAGCCGGCGGGTGCATATGCTGCCAGATAGCTGGCACGTTCTCGGAGACGCTTGCGAGCCTCCATGATTCGTTCAACCCCGACATAGTGATAGTAGAGCCGTCGGGAGTGGCCATACCTTGGGGCCTTAAGAGGGCCGCCGAATATTCGGAGGCGAAGGCCGACATGATAATTGAGCATGCACCGGTGATCACGCTCGTGGATGCGACAAGAGTGGATCTTCTTGTAAAAGCGGTCAAAAGGCTTGTCGAGACGCAGATACGCGAAGCTGATGTGTGTTTCGTGAATAAAGTGGATTCCGCCTCGGCGGCGGACATCGCAAAGACTGAAAAGATGATCAAAGAGATGAACCCGAAAGCGGAAGTTTACCATATGTCGTCGGAGACAGGTCGGGGCATAGACATCGCATGCGACCTTATCGTCAACCGCATATCGGCACGGTACGATGAGGCGATAGAAGAGGAACTTCTGAGAAAACAGTACGGAGGGCGGAAGGATGCATGA
- a CDS encoding proteasome assembly chaperone family protein has product MKIVKYSKQSYRDPIAIVGFPGVGLVGSILTGYIVRTLEMEVIAAITSPDFPPYALIQNGNPYPPIRVYGCKRESTSDYCGDLIIITSEITMKPEQYYELSATLTELFKKMGIKYVIALEGIPRFNGETGMFACGSVCASRERIDMLELKGFDEGMIRGLTGVMLYEAFISGADVTVIMCPANPALPDPRAAAQMLEPLSKLVPELKIDPEPLYKEAEEIENKINLHQGPDIERAPRDIQQLYG; this is encoded by the coding sequence ATGAAGATCGTAAAATACTCCAAACAGTCGTATCGAGACCCCATCGCGATCGTTGGGTTCCCGGGTGTCGGACTCGTCGGTTCCATATTGACGGGTTATATCGTAAGGACCTTGGAAATGGAGGTCATAGCCGCCATAACGTCTCCGGATTTTCCCCCGTATGCGTTGATACAGAACGGGAACCCGTACCCGCCGATAAGGGTCTACGGATGCAAAAGGGAGAGCACTTCGGATTACTGCGGGGATCTTATCATCATCACCTCGGAGATCACGATGAAACCTGAACAATACTACGAACTGAGCGCCACCCTAACGGAATTGTTTAAAAAGATGGGGATAAAATATGTGATCGCCTTGGAAGGCATCCCCAGATTCAACGGCGAGACGGGGATGTTCGCCTGCGGTTCGGTCTGCGCTTCCAGGGAAAGGATCGACATGCTTGAACTGAAAGGATTCGACGAGGGGATGATCCGGGGATTGACGGGAGTTATGCTGTACGAGGCTTTCATTTCCGGGGCGGACGTTACGGTAATCATGTGCCCAGCCAACCCGGCGTTGCCTGACCCGAGGGCGGCGGCACAGATGCTTGAGCCTCTGTCCAAACTCGTCCCGGAACTGAAGATCGATCCGGAGCCGTTGTACAAAGAGGCCGAGGAGATAGAGAATAAGATCAATCTGCATCAGGGGCCCGATATCGAAAGGGCTCCAAGAGATATTCAGCAGCTTTACGGGTGA
- a CDS encoding EamA family transporter, producing MEYWIIFAFASALFAGLTSVLAKIGLKGVDSNLATALRTIVVLGFAWMVVFAVGSQSTISDISTHTLTFLILSGLATGASWLCYFRAIQIGQVNKVTPIDKSSTVLTMVLAFIFLGEGITLWTVAGMILMIFGTFLMIQRTKADIETPADRRSWIIFACLSAFFAALTSILGKVGIEGVEANLGTAIRTIVVLLMAWLIVIIQKRQRDIKKIERKNWNFLILSGVATGLSWLCFFNALQNGPASIVVPIDKLSIVVTVVFAFLILKERLSRPALIGLILLVIGTLVLLL from the coding sequence ATGGAATACTGGATAATCTTTGCATTCGCTTCCGCCTTATTTGCCGGTCTGACATCAGTACTGGCAAAGATCGGCCTTAAAGGCGTGGATTCCAATCTCGCTACGGCATTAAGGACCATCGTTGTCCTCGGGTTCGCATGGATGGTGGTCTTTGCCGTAGGTTCTCAGAGCACTATCTCCGATATCAGCACACATACCCTGACCTTCCTAATATTGTCGGGGCTGGCAACGGGTGCGTCGTGGCTGTGTTATTTTCGAGCCATCCAGATCGGGCAGGTGAACAAGGTCACCCCGATAGACAAGAGCAGCACCGTGCTGACGATGGTGCTTGCGTTCATCTTCTTGGGAGAGGGCATCACGTTATGGACGGTCGCCGGAATGATCCTGATGATATTCGGAACATTCCTTATGATCCAAAGAACAAAAGCTGACATCGAAACTCCGGCTGACAGGAGATCTTGGATAATATTCGCATGCCTGTCGGCATTCTTTGCCGCCTTGACATCGATACTCGGCAAGGTTGGCATCGAGGGTGTAGAAGCAAATCTTGGGACCGCCATAAGAACGATAGTTGTGCTTTTGATGGCCTGGCTTATCGTCATTATTCAGAAGAGACAAAGAGATATCAAGAAGATAGAGAGGAAGAATTGGAATTTCTTAATCCTTTCCGGAGTGGCGACCGGGCTTTCGTGGCTGTGTTTTTTCAATGCATTGCAGAACGGCCCGGCAAGCATCGTTGTGCCAATAGACAAGTTGAGCATTGTCGTAACGGTGGTCTTTGCCTTCCTGATACTTAAGGAGAGGCTGTCGAGGCCTGCTTTGATAGGCCTGATCTTGCTGGTAATAGGTACGCTGGTACTTCTGTTATAA